The nucleotide window GGCCGGGGTGGGAGACCGGAACCCGGTTCCGCTGCGGTGCCGCTCTCCGGAAAAGTATCGGCCGGGAACCGACCGGCCGATGCCGGCGCACGGGCAATGGTGCTCGCGGTGCCGTCAAACACAAACGACACACAGGTGCAGCATGAGACGCAATTTCAATTTCGACGTTGAGGGTTTGCTGGCCAAGGACAAGGCGCATTCCATGCATCCCTGGCACGAGTTCGGCCGGGCGGATCATACCCTGCTCGCCGATTCCGAAGGGATCCACGTCTACGACGGTGAAGGCAACAGGTATATCGACGGCATCGGCGGCATGTGGGCCGTCCAGCTGGGCTATGGCAACGAGGAAATGGCCCGGGCGATCGCCGACCAGGTGCGCAGCATGGTCTATTACTCGCCCTGGTCCATGGCAACGCCGCCGCACGCCGAGGTCTCGGCCAAGCTCGCGACGCTGACGCCGGGCGACCTCAACCGCTTTTTCTATTCGACCGGCGGTTCGACCGCGAACGATGCCGCGGTCCGTTTCGTTCACTACTACTGGAACGTCATGGAGCGGCGTACGAAGAAGTACATCATCACCCGCGCCGACGCCTATCACGGCAGCACGTATCTGGCGGATTCGCTCTGCGGCAAGCCGGGCAACGACAACCGGATGGAGCGTGTGACCGCGTGGATCAGCCATATCTCGTCGCCCAATCCGTACCGCAAGCCCGCCGGCATGACCGACGATCAGTTCCTCGATCACCTGATGGAGGAGTTCGAGGGCCGGATCGACGAGCTTGGTGCCGATAACGTCGCGGCCTTCATCGCCGAGCCGATCCTGGCCTCGGGCGGTGTCATCGTGCCGCCGAAGGGTTATCAGAAGCGCTGCCTCGAACTCTGCCGCAAGCATGACATCCTCTACATCTCCGACGAGGTCGTGACGGGCTTCGGCCGCATGGGCCATTTCTTCGCCTCGGAGCCGGTGTTCGATATCGTTCCGGACATCATCACGGCGGCCAAGGGCTTCACGTCGGGCTACATCCCGGCCGGCGTGACGGCGATCTCGGAGAAGCTGCACCAGGACATCATCGACAAGTCCGGTGAGTCCGCGACCTTCTCGATGGGCTTCACCTACTCCGGTCACCCGGTTGCCATGGCGGCCGCGCTCAAGAACATCGAGATCATGGAGCGTGACAACATCATGGGTCACGCCCGCGAAACCGGCGCGTACTTCCAGGAGCGTCTGCGGGGTTTGGGCGATCTGCCCATGGTCGGCAATGTGCGCGGTCTCGGCCTGATGGGCTGCATCGAGTGCGTGAAGAGCAAGGCCAGCAAGGAGCCGTTCGAAGACAGCCTCTCGGTCGGCAAGAAGATCGACCGCAAGTGTCAGGAGTACGGCCTGATCCTGCGGCCGATGTGGCACCTCTGCGTGTTCTCGCCGCCGATCATCATCACCAGGAACCAGGTCGACGACATGGTCGGCATCATGGAGAAGGCGATCAGGGACGTCGCCGACGACATGATCCGCGACGGTTCGTGGGACGGCAAGGACTGATCCCGACGCCCCCGTGACGCGGATGCGGGCGGGCCGCATGGCGATCAGGTCTGGCGGAAGGGCGAGTACTTGCGTTCGATCGCGTCGGCTTCCCAGTCGATCTGGCGGCCTTCCTTCTCAAGGAAATGCGTCACGGCCTCGCGCAGGCCGCCGTGTTCGATCCAATGGGCCGAATAGGTGTGCATCGGCATGTAGCCGCGCTGGATCTTGTGGCTGCCCTGGGCACCCGCCTCGACGCGAGCAAGTCCGTGCGCGATGGCATAGTCGATGGCCTGGTAGTAGCAGACCTCGAAATGCAACATGCGGTGGTCTTCGATGCAGCCCCAGTAGCGACCGAACAGCGTTTCGCTGCCGATGAGATTGAGGGCACCGGCGATCCAGCGACCCTCCCGGCGACACATGACAAGCAGCACGTCCTCGCCCATGCGTTCGCCCAGCAGATGAAAGAACTCGCGGGTCAGATAGGGCGTGCCCCACTTGCGGTTCCCGGTATCGCGGTAGAACGCATGGAACGCCTCCCATACGTCGGGATCGTCGAGGGCGTCGCCGGTCAGCTGGACGATCTCGATGTCGTTCCCGGTCGCCTCGCGCCGCTCCTTGCGGATCGCTTTTCGCTTGCGTGAGGCGAGACTCCCGAGAAAGCCGTCAAAACTCTCGTAACCGTCGTTATCCCAGTGAAACTGCAGGCCGGTACGCTGCAGGAAGCCCAGCTCGCCCATCAGGGACCACTCGGCTTCGGTCGCAAAGTTGACATGGGCCGACGACACACCGGCTTCCTCTGCAACGCGAACAACGGTGGCGGCGAGGGTCTTGCGCAGGGCATCGGCGTCGGCCGCATTCCCGGGCACCAGCAGGCGTGACCCGGTCGCCGGCGTGAAGGGCACCGCGACAAGCAGTTTCGGATAGTAACGCCCACCCGCCCGTTCGAAGGCGTCGGCCCAGCCGTGGTCGAAGACATACTCGCCGTAGGAATGGTTCTTGAAGTAGGCCGGTGTGCAGCCCAGCAGGTTGCCGTCGAGCGTTTCGAGCAGGATGTGGGCCGGCGCCCAGCCGGTCTCGGGTGTCGCCGATCCGCTGTCCTCCAGGCAGGCCAGAAAGCTGTGCTTGAGGAACGGATTCCTCGAACCGGCACAGGCGTCCCAGGCTTCGGGCGCGACATTGTGAATGCTTGCGATACTTCGTGTCTGAAGCGTCGTCGCGCTGAACTCCGGAACGTCGTCGGATGATGCGGGCAGGTCGGCCATGTCGTTGCAGTTTGCGTGGTGATCCGGATAAATGCATCCCCCTTACACGATGCCGATACACGATGCCGATACACGATGCCGGAGAGCACTGCGGGCGGTGACGATGCCCTGCGTCGCTACGAACCGGGCCTGATGCTGGCCGCGGCGCACCGCAAGCCGTGACGGCCGTCACCGGCGTGAACGGTCGATGCGGTTGCAGACCTGCCCTGAACCCTTGTTTCATGGAGAATTCGGGACCTGGCTGTTCAGCGGACTGCTTGCCGAGATATCGCGGATGTCGGTCACGACATGGATCAGGCCTGGACCGTCGTGGGCGAGCGCCTCGTCAAATGCCGGTCCGAAGCCGTCTGTCGTCGTCACGGTCCAGGACTTTGCGCCATAGGCCGCCCCCAGTGCCGCAAAGTCGGGGCTGTTGAGGGCAATCGCGGCATAGTTGCCCGCTCCGGCATAGCGATGCTGGTGCATCATGATGGTGCCGTAGTGGCTGTTGTCGCAGACCACAACGGTGACTTTCAGGCCGTTCTGCACGGCAGTCGAGAGTTCCTGACCTGTCATCATGAATCCGCCGTCACCGACAAAGGAGACAACATGCGCCCCCTCGCGTGCCAGGGCGGCACCGACCGCCGATGGCACGGCATAGCCCATCGCACCGGCCATGGGGCCGGCCTGACTGTCGGGCAGGCGATAGCGGAAATGGCGATGGAGCCAGGTCGAGAAATTGCCGGCGTCGTTGGTGACGACGTGATCGATCTCCGCGAGACGGCTGTCGACATGCCGGATGACCGCGGTCATGTCGACGGCACCGACCGCGTCCGGCGCCTGGGCCTGATACCTTTCGAAGCCGGCGCGAAGCCTGGCCTGCCAGGCGGCCCGTTCGGCGCTGGGTGTTTCAATCGCTGTCGTCAGCGCCCGCAGCACCGGCCCGACCCCGGACGCAATGCCCAGCGTGGGCCGCAACCCGGCGACGGTCCGGGGATCGGGATGAATCACGATCATCGCTTTGGGATCGTCGCGCAGCGTGAAGTCCACCGACGTGATGGCATCGAAGCGGCTTCCGGCCAGAATCACCAGGTCGGCCTCGGCCCAGGCCTCCTGCAGATAGGGCGGGCGACCGAGCCCGAAGAGGCCGGCGTAGGCCGGGTGGTCGTTGTTGAGCGCGTCCTGACAGCGGAAGGCCGAGACCACGGCAGCCGCGGCCGATTCCGCAAAGGCTCCGAGGCGCATGGTTGCGGCTTCGGATTTGATCAGCTCGCCCGCGATGATGAGCACACGCTTCGCGTTGTCGATCAGAGCGGCGGCCTCGCGGATCTGCCGGTCGCCGGCGTTGCCCCGGACCGGCGGGAGAGGCGTGGGGATGGCAACATCGCCCGCTTCGGCTTCGGTCACGTCTTCGGGCAGCACGACCACCACCGGACCGGGGCGACCGGCCTGGGCGATGGTCAGAGCATCTGCGGTGGCGCGCGCCACGTCCGCGGGGTCGATCGGCTCCAGCACGGCCTTGGCGATCGTGCCGAAGAAGGCCTTGTAGTCGATCTCCTGGAACGCCTCGCGACCCAGTTCCTCGCGCGGCACCTGGCCGATGAAGAGCACCAGTGGGATGGAGTCCTGATCGGCGGTGTGCACGCCGATTGATGCGTTGGTCGCACCGGGGCCGCGGCTGACGAAGGCGATGCCGGGCCGCCGCGCGATCTTGGCGTAGCCGTTTGCGGCAAAGGTCGCGCCGGACTCG belongs to Rhodospirillales bacterium and includes:
- a CDS encoding thiamine pyrophosphate-binding protein, yielding MNGGEALVQTLASHAVDTVFCVPGESYLAVLDGLRRHASSIRLVTNRHESGATFAANGYAKIARRPGIAFVSRGPGATNASIGVHTADQDSIPLVLFIGQVPREELGREAFQEIDYKAFFGTIAKAVLEPIDPADVARATADALTIAQAGRPGPVVVVLPEDVTEAEAGDVAIPTPLPPVRGNAGDRQIREAAALIDNAKRVLIIAGELIKSEAATMRLGAFAESAAAAVVSAFRCQDALNNDHPAYAGLFGLGRPPYLQEAWAEADLVILAGSRFDAITSVDFTLRDDPKAMIVIHPDPRTVAGLRPTLGIASGVGPVLRALTTAIETPSAERAAWQARLRAGFERYQAQAPDAVGAVDMTAVIRHVDSRLAEIDHVVTNDAGNFSTWLHRHFRYRLPDSQAGPMAGAMGYAVPSAVGAALAREGAHVVSFVGDGGFMMTGQELSTAVQNGLKVTVVVCDNSHYGTIMMHQHRYAGAGNYAAIALNSPDFAALGAAYGAKSWTVTTTDGFGPAFDEALAHDGPGLIHVVTDIRDISASSPLNSQVPNSP
- a CDS encoding N-acetyltransferase produces the protein MADLPASSDDVPEFSATTLQTRSIASIHNVAPEAWDACAGSRNPFLKHSFLACLEDSGSATPETGWAPAHILLETLDGNLLGCTPAYFKNHSYGEYVFDHGWADAFERAGGRYYPKLLVAVPFTPATGSRLLVPGNAADADALRKTLAATVVRVAEEAGVSSAHVNFATEAEWSLMGELGFLQRTGLQFHWDNDGYESFDGFLGSLASRKRKAIRKERREATGNDIEIVQLTGDALDDPDVWEAFHAFYRDTGNRKWGTPYLTREFFHLLGERMGEDVLLVMCRREGRWIAGALNLIGSETLFGRYWGCIEDHRMLHFEVCYYQAIDYAIAHGLARVEAGAQGSHKIQRGYMPMHTYSAHWIEHGGLREAVTHFLEKEGRQIDWEADAIERKYSPFRQT
- a CDS encoding aminotransferase; translation: MRRNFNFDVEGLLAKDKAHSMHPWHEFGRADHTLLADSEGIHVYDGEGNRYIDGIGGMWAVQLGYGNEEMARAIADQVRSMVYYSPWSMATPPHAEVSAKLATLTPGDLNRFFYSTGGSTANDAAVRFVHYYWNVMERRTKKYIITRADAYHGSTYLADSLCGKPGNDNRMERVTAWISHISSPNPYRKPAGMTDDQFLDHLMEEFEGRIDELGADNVAAFIAEPILASGGVIVPPKGYQKRCLELCRKHDILYISDEVVTGFGRMGHFFASEPVFDIVPDIITAAKGFTSGYIPAGVTAISEKLHQDIIDKSGESATFSMGFTYSGHPVAMAAALKNIEIMERDNIMGHARETGAYFQERLRGLGDLPMVGNVRGLGLMGCIECVKSKASKEPFEDSLSVGKKIDRKCQEYGLILRPMWHLCVFSPPIIITRNQVDDMVGIMEKAIRDVADDMIRDGSWDGKD